The Rhododendron vialii isolate Sample 1 chromosome 6a, ASM3025357v1 genome includes a window with the following:
- the LOC131330432 gene encoding 2S sulfur-rich seed storage protein 2-like: protein MAKLTILVAALVALLALAHATSTTITNTEVEDNPRQQQRCRQQIQRQQNLRDCQRYLQQQGKEYNDAMSNDQNPQQQQQQQLRQCCQQLKNLDEQCRCEGLKEAVRRQKEQGKMQGEEMRKMMQQAENLPSRCNLSPQQCQISK, encoded by the coding sequence ATGGCCAAGCTCACAATCCTAGTAGCTGCCCTTGTAGCCCTCTTAGCTCTAGCCCATGCCACTAGTACCACCATAACAAACACTGAGGTAGAGGATAACCCCAGGCAACAGCAGCGCTGCCGCCAGCAGATCCAGAGGCAGCAAAACCTCCGCGACTGCCAGAGGTACTTACAACAACAGGGAAAAGAGTACAATGATGCGATGTCAAATGACCAGAAcccgcagcagcagcagcaacagcaacTCCGCCAGTGCTGCCAGCAACTGAAAAACCTTGACGAGCAGTGCCGGTGCGAGGGCTTGAAGGAGGCCGTGAGGCGGCAGAAGGAGCAAGGCAAGATGCAGGGTGAGGAGATGAGAAAGATGATGCAGCAGGCTGAAAACCTGCCTTCCAGGTGCAACCTCAGCCCCCAACAATGCCAAATTTCTAAATGA
- the LOC131330431 gene encoding 2S sulfur-rich seed storage protein 2-like, with product MAKLTILATALIALLALAHATQTTITTTVVEEENPGQQQRCREQIQRQQNLHDCQSYLQQQAREYEVAMITNQNPQQQQLRQCCQQLENLDDQCRCEGIRETVRQQREQGEMQGEEMREMMQQAENLPSRCNLSPRRCQIRASLF from the coding sequence ATGGCCAAGCTCACAATCCTAGCAACTGCCCTTATAGCCCTCTTAGCCCTTGCCCATGCAACCCagaccaccatcaccaccaccgtggtggaggaggagaacCCCGGGCAACAGCAGCGCTGCCGCGAACAGATCCAGAGGCAGCAAAACCTCCACGACTGCCAAAGTTACTTACAACAACAGGCGAGAGAGTATGAGGTGGCAATGATCACCAACCAAAACccacagcagcagcagctccGCCAGTGCTGCCAGCAACTGGAGAACCTAGACGATCAGTGCCGGTGTGAGGGCATTAGGGAGACTGTGAGGCAGCAGAGGGAGCAGGGCGAGATGCAGGgggaggagatgagagagatgaTGCAACAGGCTGAAAACCTTCCTTCCAGGTGCAACCTTAGCCCTCGACGCTGCCAAATCCGGGCCTCTTTGTTCTAA